The following proteins come from a genomic window of Bradyrhizobium paxllaeri:
- a CDS encoding MFS transporter has product MAAQAIDLHEELAEAKVGKFHWRLGAIMGLLTLFDGYDTFNPAYVIHYVAKPWGLQAGQAGLLISSGLVGFLIGAAIHGIIADRFGRRGTLLGGLWITSIFTLLTATSADSFLSFCILRILTGIGLGVLLPLATTYINELAPRRVANTFALWGVALGWALGGTLAGVAGVFATPVFGWTSLYWIGSLSFLLLPFMHLMLPESPKFLALQGRVDEIRGMLTRLRPERANLYKSAEIAVGESEKPANSVATLLQAKYRRTTLAIWASAFLSLFCIFGLSGWIPTVMMQRGETFAASFGFGALMQIMSFVGGLVLGHLVDRSGYSRGLIATWWAFGGLAVLSLAVMNVHIVNITSVAAAGFFIIGAQFVLNNFTAASYETGVRATAVGMELGVARVGAILGPFVAGALQQYYQSPTPMFLSIGISAIAAGAIILLAKRPAAVASNSLEETAGLRKVAQPAS; this is encoded by the coding sequence ATGGCCGCGCAGGCAATCGATCTTCACGAAGAACTCGCCGAAGCAAAGGTCGGAAAATTTCACTGGCGCCTCGGCGCCATCATGGGACTGCTGACGCTGTTCGACGGCTATGACACGTTCAATCCGGCCTACGTCATTCATTACGTCGCAAAGCCATGGGGCCTGCAGGCCGGCCAGGCGGGCCTGTTGATCTCCAGCGGGCTGGTCGGGTTTCTGATCGGGGCGGCGATCCACGGCATCATTGCCGACCGGTTCGGCCGCCGCGGCACCTTGCTCGGAGGCCTGTGGATCACTAGCATCTTCACGCTGCTGACTGCGACCTCGGCAGACTCGTTCCTGTCGTTCTGCATTCTGCGGATCCTCACCGGCATCGGCCTTGGCGTGCTGCTGCCGCTGGCGACCACCTACATCAACGAGCTGGCGCCGCGGCGCGTGGCGAACACGTTTGCGCTGTGGGGCGTAGCCCTCGGCTGGGCGCTGGGCGGAACGCTCGCCGGTGTCGCCGGCGTGTTTGCAACCCCGGTGTTCGGCTGGACATCGCTCTACTGGATCGGCTCGCTGTCGTTCCTGCTCTTGCCCTTCATGCACCTGATGCTGCCGGAATCGCCAAAGTTTCTGGCGTTGCAGGGCCGCGTCGACGAAATCCGCGGCATGCTGACCAGGCTGCGGCCCGAGCGCGCCAATCTCTACAAGTCGGCTGAGATTGCCGTGGGAGAGTCCGAGAAGCCGGCCAATTCGGTCGCGACGTTGCTGCAGGCCAAGTATCGCCGGACCACGCTCGCGATCTGGGCGTCGGCATTCCTCAGCCTGTTCTGCATCTTCGGCCTGTCGGGCTGGATTCCGACCGTGATGATGCAGCGTGGCGAAACCTTTGCGGCAAGCTTCGGCTTCGGCGCGCTGATGCAGATCATGTCGTTCGTCGGCGGGCTCGTGCTCGGCCATCTCGTCGACCGGTCCGGCTATAGCCGCGGGCTGATCGCGACCTGGTGGGCGTTCGGCGGCCTCGCCGTGCTGTCGCTGGCGGTGATGAACGTCCACATCGTCAACATCACCTCGGTCGCAGCCGCCGGCTTCTTCATCATCGGCGCGCAGTTCGTGCTGAACAACTTTACCGCGGCGTCCTACGAGACCGGCGTGCGCGCCACCGCGGTCGGCATGGAACTCGGGGTCGCCCGGGTCGGCGCCATTCTCGGTCCATTCGTCGCCGGCGCGCTGCAGCAATACTACCAGAGCCCGACACCGATGTTCCTGTCGATCGGCATCTCCGCGATCGCCGCCGGCGCGATCATCCTGCTGGCGAAGCGGCCGGCGGCGGTCGCTTCCAACAGCCTTGAAGAGACGGCCGGCTTGCGCAAGGTTGCACAGCCCGCCTCCTGA